The Methanothermobacter sp. CaT2 DNA window CAGAGTAAACTTCTCAAACCTTTTTATTTGTATATCTGAAAAAGAAAATCAGATAACCCATATCATGTACTGTTTTATGTTTTCCCGTACTGCTGATGCTCTGAAGCCTATCTTATGTACTGTTTCACGTTTTCTCGTACTATTGCAGACGCTCCGAAGCCCTTTATCTCTTCAAGCATTTCAGGGAATCTCCTTTTATCTATGAGGACGTTGATCTGTGAAAATTCCCCGCCTGGAACGACGGTCGGCTCATCTGAGCAGTACTCCATCTTCATGAGGAACTCAACCACATCCTCTGCCCTGTGGTTTGCTATGTTGAACTTAACATCAAAGTAGTTCCTGGCCTTGGTGGCGCCGTAGAGCTGTTTGAATATCATCTCAGCCTTTTCAAGTTTTTCACCGGTGCATGATGGTCCAGCATAGAGCCCGGCGCTTGATTCCATTATGGTATCAATTATCTTGAGGCCCGCCTTTCTAAGACTGCTTCCTGTCTGGGTGTTGTCCACTATGAGGTCTGCGCCCTTGGCGATGTAAACCTCGGTTGCACCATCAGAGTTTATTATCTGGACCATCTCATTGTCACCATCCCTGAGGCCCCTTATCTGCACCACTGGTCTTGAGTCACCGAAGAGTTCCCTGTAGCCAGGATTATTCATGAAAAAGTCCCTTGTGAGGTTGGGATACTCTGTGAAGCAGAGTATGGGAGTGTTCCTATCAGCATTTTTCAGGAAGAAGTCCTCCAGTGAGGTGTAGGGTTCCTCTCTGGGAAGTGCCACTATAAGCCTTGTCTGACCGTAATCAAGATCCCCTATCTTTTTTATGGACTCATCGCCACTGTTTATGGATTCCTCACGCACCCAGTCCTCGCCGATTATTGCAATATCAAGCATTTCACGGTTGAGCTCCACCGGGGCACTCTGGGGCCTTGTGAGGTAAGCCTTTATTTCAGGATCGTTGGTGATCTCTATTTCGTTTTCTTCACGCCCGGGCTCGTAGCCCTTAACCTCATAACCGGCGTCCTTGAAGAGCCTGTAGGTGTTTCCACGGTTAACATTGTTTAAACTACCCTTGGGTAATCCCAGAACTATCTTCATAGTTTCACCTGTAATCATCTGATGATCTTAACTTTTGCAAATCTTTAATTTCCAGTCAAATTTTAATTTCCAGTCAAATTAAAGTGATTTTCTTACCATTTCTCAGTATGTATCCTTTCAGGGTCAAAAAGGTCCCTTGTCCCGGGGTCCTCTGCAGGGTAACCTATGGGTATCACTGAGAATGGTGTAACATGGTCTGGAATCTGGAACAGCCTCCTTATACCCTCAACACGGTCTTCAAGGGGGTATACACCTGTCCAGACCGCACCAAGACCAAGGGAGTGGGCTGCAAGCAGTATATTCTGTGACGCAATGGAGCAGTCCTGCACCCAGAATCCCGGGAATTTTTCAAGGCTGGTGTCACAGCATACTATGATTGCAAGGGGGGCATCCTTTACCATGGCACCGTAGGGATGCACCTCTGGTATCTTCTCAAGCATATCCCTGTTTTTCACCACTATGAAGTGCCAGGGTCTCTGGTCAACCGCTGATGGTCCGCACATGGCCGCCTCCAGTATCTTATGGAGTATTTCATCTGGCACGTCTCTCTTGGTGTATTTCCTTATGCTTCGTCTTGTTTTAATTGCTTCGAGGACTTCCATTTTCCTCACCCTAAAACCTATATGGATGGTGACCTTTATATGTTGGAAGGTTCATAATAGTTCTATAGAATACGAACGAGTGATAACATGAGGGTTGAAGATTTAAAAAAGCCATGCCCTGAGTGCGGTGAAGTGGATAAGGACGTCTCAACGGTTAAATACCCCCAGAATAAGGAAAAACTGAAAGAGGCAGGCATACCTGAGGACCAGGAGATAGTCGGGGCCATAAAGTGCAGTAAATGTGGATATGTATTTGAGTACTGTGAAGGAGGAAAGTGCAGCATAGAGGTCAAGAGGGTTTCCATTGATTAGGAGATTTCAATCGGTGGATGTTTAAGAGACCTTCAGATTCATTGCCTTAGGAGATTTCAATCGGTGGATGTTTAAGAAGCCTTCAGATTCAGTTCCTTCTTATGAATCCAAGAATATCCCTGAAACCTGACCTTTCACTTTTTCTTTCTACCTTTATGTCCTTCACAAAGTCGGCGAGCCAGTCTGCAAGTCTGTATTTCGAAAGACCAGCCGGTTCAACCCATGCAAAGCCCTCATGTTCGTGGCTCAGCTTCACATTACCCGAGGCTTTGCACCTGATTATGATATGAACAGCGTTTATTATCGGGAACTTCTGTTCAACAACCCCCATAACATCACCGGGGGTTATTTCAAGGCCGGTTTCCTCCCTGACCTCCCTCTTGAGGGCCTCATCAAGGGACTCGCCGGTACCCACCTTTCCACCGGGAAGCTCCCAGGTGGATGGGTTGGTCTTTGAATTTTCAGATCTTTTGATTATGAGAACCCTTCCGTTATCATCCTCAATGAATGCCCTCACCGCCAGTATATAAACACTTCCCACCATAAAAATCCCTGTTTATGATTGGGGCTCTAAATATATAAACTGGATATCGATTGCAATGTTTGCGGGGCTACTTCCAGTCCCTGAACTCAATTGAGAAACGGGTCCCACCCTCTGATTCAACTTTGAGGTTACCATTTAACTGGTCAGTAAGGCTTCTTACAAGCTGCATACCCATACTGGATGTGCTCTGGAGGTCAAAGTTCTCTGGAAGACCCACCCCATCATCTTCAACCGCAAGAATGTAACTGCCATCCCCTTTTTTAAATGAAACCCTTATTTTGCCTTTCTTTCCCTCAGGGAACGCATGTTTGATCGCATTTGTGAAGAGCTCATTTACAATGAGTGCCAGGGGGACAACCGTGTTTATATCGAGTTCAGCCTCATCTATATCTGTCTCAAGGGCTATGCGGCCCGGATCCGATAGGAATGTCTGGTAGAGGTCCCTCACAAGTCCCCTCAGGTATTCACCGAAGTCCACCCTCCTGTGTTTACCTGAAGTGTAAAGCCGCTCATGAAGCATGGCCATTGCTCTGGCCTTTGACTGGGCCTCCCTGAAGAGCATGAGATCATCCCTATCCTTCACATACCTTGACTGGATATTGAGGATGCTTGAGATTATCATGAGGTTGTTCTTGACCCTGTGGTTTATCTCCCGTAGAAGCATCTCCTTCTCCTTGAGGGCTTTTTCCAGTTCCAGGTTCTTCTTTAGAAGTTCTCTTCTGGCTGCAGAGAGCTGGTTGTTTAGCCTTGTGAGTTCATCAAATAGTTCTTCTCTCACATCCCCACCGGCAGATGGACCCATTTCTGGTGTTTCAGGCAGCTCAGTATCAACAAGGCGGTAGATTTTTATCATATCCTCCTTTCTGGCCGCACCAACAGCGTAGATCCTTTCATCAGCCATGAAACCTGAAAAGTGGTAGGTCTTAAGGTTCTTTAAATTCAGTTCCCAGTTATAGGCGGCCCCTTTATCATTGATTTCCTGGATGAAAAGGGAGGCCTTTGCCTGGCTACCTATGTCCATGAGATCAACGAAGGATTCCATGTTGAGGGGTATGTCGGAGCCATGGTCTATTATCTTCTCAATGGATCCATCCTTCCTCAGGATAAGGAAAACACCCTCAGGTCCATTATTATTCATTCTATAACCTTCAATAGCTTAAAGTCTAAACAGAATCTTCTATTCTGTTTTCAGGAATTCTTCAGCCACCCTCACGGCGCTGGAGGCACTGGCGGCG harbors:
- a CDS encoding TIGR04165 family Cys-rich peptide, whose protein sequence is MRVEDLKKPCPECGEVDKDVSTVKYPQNKEKLKEAGIPEDQEIVGAIKCSKCGYVFEYCEGGKCSIEVKRVSID
- a CDS encoding nitroreductase family protein, whose protein sequence is MEVLEAIKTRRSIRKYTKRDVPDEILHKILEAAMCGPSAVDQRPWHFIVVKNRDMLEKIPEVHPYGAMVKDAPLAIIVCCDTSLEKFPGFWVQDCSIASQNILLAAHSLGLGAVWTGVYPLEDRVEGIRRLFQIPDHVTPFSVIPIGYPAEDPGTRDLFDPERIHTEKW
- a CDS encoding NUDIX domain-containing protein codes for the protein MVGSVYILAVRAFIEDDNGRVLIIKRSENSKTNPSTWELPGGKVGTGESLDEALKREVREETGLEITPGDVMGVVEQKFPIINAVHIIIRCKASGNVKLSHEHEGFAWVEPAGLSKYRLADWLADFVKDIKVERKSERSGFRDILGFIRRN
- a CDS encoding sensor histidine kinase, whose protein sequence is MNNNGPEGVFLILRKDGSIEKIIDHGSDIPLNMESFVDLMDIGSQAKASLFIQEINDKGAAYNWELNLKNLKTYHFSGFMADERIYAVGAARKEDMIKIYRLVDTELPETPEMGPSAGGDVREELFDELTRLNNQLSAARRELLKKNLELEKALKEKEMLLREINHRVKNNLMIISSILNIQSRYVKDRDDLMLFREAQSKARAMAMLHERLYTSGKHRRVDFGEYLRGLVRDLYQTFLSDPGRIALETDIDEAELDINTVVPLALIVNELFTNAIKHAFPEGKKGKIRVSFKKGDGSYILAVEDDGVGLPENFDLQSTSSMGMQLVRSLTDQLNGNLKVESEGGTRFSIEFRDWK
- a CDS encoding ATP phosphoribosyltransferase, with translation MKIVLGLPKGSLNNVNRGNTYRLFKDAGYEVKGYEPGREENEIEITNDPEIKAYLTRPQSAPVELNREMLDIAIIGEDWVREESINSGDESIKKIGDLDYGQTRLIVALPREEPYTSLEDFFLKNADRNTPILCFTEYPNLTRDFFMNNPGYRELFGDSRPVVQIRGLRDGDNEMVQIINSDGATEVYIAKGADLIVDNTQTGSSLRKAGLKIIDTIMESSAGLYAGPSCTGEKLEKAEMIFKQLYGATKARNYFDVKFNIANHRAEDVVEFLMKMEYCSDEPTVVPGGEFSQINVLIDKRRFPEMLEEIKGFGASAIVRENVKQYIR